In Flavobacterium luteolum, the DNA window AAAGCTTCAACATCTTTTTTAATATCTAGATGATCTTCACCTGTTTCAGAATCACATAGCAGACCAGGTATAGATGTTATGTTATGATTAATATCTGGATTGCTTATTGAAGAAGAAAGATTTATTGAATTAGCGTTTATTATCTTTTCTATTTCATTGTAATCCAAACTAGAAAGAATATTTTCTAAATCTATTAGATTTGGTGTTGTAATGGTATCTCTATAAAAACTTAAACCTTTAATATCAATTTTCTTATTTTTTATTATCCAGTTAACTTTAATATTAATTCCATTATTTAAATTATCGATTACTAAACCTAAACCTTTGAATCTTAAATAATTTTTGCCATCTTTAGTTGCGTAAGTTGATTTAAGGATAACAAAATCACCTTCTTTAATATTATTAATTATTTCTGAATATTGTCCGTCTTCATAACCATTTTCCCAAATATTATTTTGATAAAATCTGTTTGATTGATCTCCTGAATTCCCCCAATTTGAACCAACCAGATAAAAATCAAATCCAGAATTATTAATGAATTTTTTAATTATTAAATTTTCATCAACCTTTATAGAATCACCAATTTTATTTTGATTTGTTTCATCAATTTCAATATATGAATTTTTAACATTAATTTCTTGGTAAAATTCTTCTCCTTTTTTGTCATTTGGAATAGAAATTATAAATTGAGAATTATTAATACTGTTTTTTGTCTCTTCTAAAACTTTGATAGTTATTTTATAACTATCACTATAACTTAAATTTCCAATGCCTGTAGCCATAAGTGGAAGCCAAATCTTTTTGCCAGATAATGTTTGAATGTGGAATCTGATAGCTTGTTTAAGATTCTCATTTAAATTATTTATAGGATTACCAATTCCAACTGTAACTACGAATAGAATAGGTTTGCCATTAAGCTGAAATAAATCAAATCCCTTTCCTAAATTAAGTTGTTTTAAAATTGATTGATCATAACCATATGCTCTAAGAACCATTTGGTTTAATTCACCAATTGCTCCTTCAGAATTTATAGAAACTATCGCAACATCTGCATCTTTTGGAGAAGCACCTAATTTTACTTGTATATTTTCATTGAAAAAAAAGAAAAACATAATTATAATTTATTGAAATTAGATAAAATCCTTTGTTGTAATTCATTTCCTTTAGCAAATTGTTCTTCCAATTGTTTTTTTAGGAATTTCATTTTATCATCAAACAAAATACCGTCGTCTTCAACTTCTTCAGTACCCACATAAATACCAGGTGTGAGTTTATAATCTTGTTTTCTGACTTCTTCGATGGTTGCATTATAAGAATATCCATCACTGTTTTCATAAATGCTATTAATATTACGCCATGCATGATAGGTTTCTGCAACTTTATCAATATCAGCATCAGTAAAAACACGTAATTTTCTACTTTCCATAGTTCCCATTTTACTGGTATCTATAAATAGAATTTCATTGTTGCGTTCTCTATGAACACCATCTTTTCCGTCACGATTTTTGCTCAAAATAAATATACATGCAGGGATTCCTGTAGTTAAAAACAGTTTATCAGGTAAACGTACAATACAGTCTATCATACTATTATTTATCATAAATTCACGTACATTTTTTTCACCTTTGTTGTTTGATGTCATAGCTCCATTCGCCATTACAACAGATGCCGTTCCGGTAGCGCTCAAGTGGCTCCAAAAAGTTTGCATCCACATATAATTTGCACTTCCGTCTGTAGTAAATTCTTCTTTTGGTCCAAATAAGCGAGGGTCATTTTCTGGGAGGTCTTCGGGATGCCACTGGCTTACATTAAAAGGTGGGTTTACAATAATAAAATCTGCTTTTAGATCAGGGAATTTGTCATTAAGTAAAGAATCACCTAAACGAACATCAAAAGATAGATCACGTAAAGCAAGATTCATTTTGCATAAACGTAATGTACCATCATAGCGTTCTTGCCCATAGATCGAGATATTTTTTTTATCGCCACCATGAGATTCAAGAAATTTGAGAGACTGGACAAACATGCCTCCGGAACCACAAGCTGCATCAAATATTTTTCCTTGATAAGGCTCAATCATTTCTACCATCAAACGAACGATACTGCCAGGGGTAAAGAATTGTCCAGCACCAGATCCTTCCGCAATAGCAAATTTCCCAATGTAGTATTCATATACACGTCCCAAAATATCGCTTTCAGGATTTTCCTTTTGAGAAAGTTTTGGATTAGAAAGTAAATTAATAAGTCCACCAACTTGTCGTGGAGATAATTGACTTTTCACAAAAAGACGTGGTAGTATGCCTTTTAAATCGGGTCTAAATTCTGCTAATGTTGAATCTAAAATATCAAAAGCATCATCAATAATTACTTTAATATTGTCTTGCTCAGCATTATCTTTTAAGTATTCCCAAGAAGCTTCTTTTGGAATAATATAAATATTTCTTGAAATATACTCATCAGTATCTTCCAATACATAATTAATTTCGTCTTGATTTTGGGTATAGTAACCTGAAGTTTTATCTTGAACTAAATGCAGTAATTCTTCTTTTCTAATTTCATAACGTTCGGAAATATGCTTTAGAAAGATTAGAGGTAAAATATAGTCTTTATATTGATTTTCAGCAACAGCACCCCTTAATTCATTTGCAGCTTTCCATAGTTCTTGCTCAAAATTGATATCTGCTTTTATAGTATTTTTTGACATTCTAGATTTTAATATTATTACAAATTGTAATCTGCTAAGATATCGAAAAAATGATTTTTATTTATAAGCAAAACCGTAATTCTATTTTAATTATTTAGAGTTTTAATAAAAAAACAAATGAGAAAGATTTAGAATGAAGGTAATACCCCTTATATGGAGCAAGAAAGCGGGAAAGAAAATCCTTTATTAAAATAGGGCGGGGGTGTTTTTGACGAATATTTTTCTTCAAAAGTTTCATCTTTTTTCATAATCAAACAGTTTTTAAAAAAAGGTGAATCTTAGCGGATAGTTTGTTTCGTTAAGATAATTCCAATAGTGCCGATTTTTAGATTTGTTAGAGTTGTTTGTTTTTTATAGTTAAATTGATTCTATAAAAAATGAATGTTATTTCAAGCTAATACTGTTATAAAAGTATAATGAATAATTGATTAGATGTATTATTTTTAATTAGGTGTGTAAGTAATGTACTAAACAAAGTTATATTTTAATTTTGTGTCTTGTTTTTTTACATTTTTGAAAATTTGGCGTCTTTTGAGAAAATATAGCCTTAAGAAATATATTTAAAATAATAAATGATTAAAAAGGCAAGATTTAGAGATGTTATAATTTTACTTATAATGACTGTCATTTCTGGTTTTTAGTATGTGTTTTTGATATAAAATAACATTAAAAAATCGAATGGATTGAAGTAGTGTAAAATTGGTACGATGAAGAAAGGAAGATTTTTATTATTGTCTAATATTGCTTAAACGAGTTCTCTCGTATTGGTCCTTTGTCAAGGTGTTTTAAGAATATGGACTAAATATGGACTAATTGTATAAAATAAAAATCCCTAAACATTGAGAATCAATACTTTAGGGATTTTTTAAGTGACGGGGACAGGACAAATTACAACATCATTTTTGGATGATTTGAAGAAATTGGCTTTCTATATGTAGTGGTCTGTCTTTCATTGGCTTTGCAAATTTGGTTTAGATGTCCCGTTGGGGATTGATGCAAAAATTATAAAAAACTCAATTGATTCATGGCATAACACTAATATAAATTTACAAATATTATAGAGCATTTGAAAAGATTGTTATAGTTAAGGCAGGATTGTCTTTCTTTGGCTCTATGAATTGCTTTATGCGATTTAGGTTTCGTGGTACTAAGGTAATCCCTTTCATTGGAGTTGTTCGCGCTATGCGCTACACATGAGCGGTAGAGAATTGGTGAAGTAATCTTTTTGAGCCGAATCCCGGTTTTATTGTATAATTTTTTTAGGAGCTTTATCCCGCTATCCGCTTCAATCTTTTGCGCCGAACCCCGGCGCAGAAGGATTTTTACTGCTATCGGGGCTAGGATTTTTCTTCATATTCTTTAAAAAAGCTGATCCGCCTTTTGCTAAATCTTCCTTATCAGGAGATGTGGATACGGTCTTGGCTTTTCCTTTTACCATAGTTTCGGCAACAAAAACAACCTGTCCTTTTTTGTTGGCAAAATAATCTGAATGCAGCACGCGGAAATGGCCTTTTCTGAAATGAGGCATTTTGGAGAGCGTTGATTTCTCGGTATCACGTATTTTATCGGATAGGCCGATGGTAAAGTTCTCCGCCTTATTGTGCTGGGTTTTCTCCAGCAGATCATGGGGAACGCCGTCTTTCACGCAGTCCGGGAAACATTTCATATAGGCGATGGTATTGATGGCAAGGCGGAACATTTTTGAGGCTTCCAGTGCAACCTGATCATTCCTTTTGAGGGTTTCCGTGTAGAATCTGTCGGCCATGCGCCCGCCGTTCTGCCCTTGTGAAAAATACAGCTCCACGCTTCCGTCTTCTTCTACGCTTAAAGAAAAGGCGTAGCCCTCCGCCTCGTAGGGCAGGTGCAGGGCAAATTGGTAGGTTACATGGCGGGTCTTCTCTTTGGAGTACAGACGTAGCACCTCATGGTCGCGTCCATTCTCATAAAGGAACTGTTTGACGCCCTGCATGTCCGAGAGCGCGGTCTCCTGCAGAAAGTTCCGAAGCTGGCGGTCCAGAAAAAAAAGGTGCATGAGCTCTCCTGCCGCATCCTTTCTCCAGAGCTCGAGCCCTGACACCATAAGTCCTCTCATCTCTGGGAATTCAAAAGATGTATCGGGAGCGGCCAGCATATTGCGGCGCAGTATGGAGAATATCTGGTCGTTTGAAAAGTATGGCGTGAATTTTTTCTGGGTGGCGTAAAGCTCCTGCCAGAAGAATTTAAGTGGTCTGCTGTAATATATCTTTCGGGCCATGGGATATTTTAAATTACTGTAAATGTAGCATTTAAAATCGTTCATATATTCTGCAATATAAAAAAAGCCCCGCAAAAAATTATGATTTTATGCGATATGAAAGATTCAAAAGTATTTCAGCCGTTTACTTTGTCCATATGGTAGCGGGAGAGCCATTTTTCCATCCGCTGGAGCAACTGGATTTACTGCGGGTCACCCGTGGGGTCTGAAAGCCCTGTTATGGTCCTTGAGTAATGGAATTTTTTGTCCTCAAAGAGGCAGGTGAACTTAGGGAGTTCATTATGGGAAACGATAGGGTTTGATGAGCTTATTTATCAGTCTTCATTATCGAAGTACGATACTGCGACATCATGTTTTCCAGTTATCATAGGTTCTCCGCCTGTTACTCCTCGGCGGGTTGTACAAGTTAGATATAGATCTTCAGTTTCTAAAATAGCGAACACTGGCTCATTGTTGGAAGGACTGTTTTGTCCAACCATTTCAGTTAATGTTCTTCCATTATGCTCGAAAGTTATGCTATAGATTTTTTTGTTTCTGTTAACGTTAAATCCTTGAGATTCTATAAAACGAATTATGGAATTTTCTAGAAAGTTTTCCGCTTTATCTGAATCAATGATTGGAATGAAAAATTTCATATATATCTATTTATGAGTGAGACGTATTATAGCGTGATGATTTTTACATTTTAAAAGATATGATTTTGCTGAATGCACCATCTGTAAAATCATCACTTCTAATTATAACTTTAGCTTCAATTATTTCAGCTTTGTTTCCAAA includes these proteins:
- a CDS encoding type I restriction-modification system subunit M, which produces MSKNTIKADINFEQELWKAANELRGAVAENQYKDYILPLIFLKHISERYEIRKEELLHLVQDKTSGYYTQNQDEINYVLEDTDEYISRNIYIIPKEASWEYLKDNAEQDNIKVIIDDAFDILDSTLAEFRPDLKGILPRLFVKSQLSPRQVGGLINLLSNPKLSQKENPESDILGRVYEYYIGKFAIAEGSGAGQFFTPGSIVRLMVEMIEPYQGKIFDAACGSGGMFVQSLKFLESHGGDKKNISIYGQERYDGTLRLCKMNLALRDLSFDVRLGDSLLNDKFPDLKADFIIVNPPFNVSQWHPEDLPENDPRLFGPKEEFTTDGSANYMWMQTFWSHLSATGTASVVMANGAMTSNNKGEKNVREFMINNSMIDCIVRLPDKLFLTTGIPACIFILSKNRDGKDGVHRERNNEILFIDTSKMGTMESRKLRVFTDADIDKVAETYHAWRNINSIYENSDGYSYNATIEEVRKQDYKLTPGIYVGTEEVEDDGILFDDKMKFLKKQLEEQFAKGNELQQRILSNFNKL